In the genome of Quercus robur chromosome 3, dhQueRobu3.1, whole genome shotgun sequence, one region contains:
- the LOC126717225 gene encoding bifunctional 3-dehydroquinate dehydratase/shikimate dehydrogenase, chloroplastic-like: protein MGSLPFTVSDLQASTNGARSSPTLLCTPLMGTTVDQMLIEMGKAKEIGADVVEIRLDCLRTFNPRQDLEILIKRSSLPTLVTYRPIWEGGQYEGDENKRQDALRLAMELGANYIDVELEVAHDFTSSINGKKPDNFKLIVSSHNFHNTPSAEAIGNLVARIQATGADIVKIATTALDITDCARIFQIMVHSQVPTIGIVMGERGLISRLLSPKFGGYLTYGALEAGAISAPGQPTAKDLLDLYNFRLIGPDTKVYGIIGKPVGHSKSPLLFNAAFKSVGLDAVYVHYLVDDVEKFFNTYSSIDWSGCSCTIPHKEAALKCMDEIDPIAKKIGAINNIVRRPDGKLIAFNTDYIGAISAIEDGLRGLNGTIPSAGSPLAGKLFVVLGAGGAGKSLAYGAAQKGARVVVANRTFERAKELADKVGGQAMTLAEIENFHPEEGMVLANTTSVGMKPKIDLTPISKEALKHYCVVFDAIYTPKDTRLLREARETGAVVVYGTEMLIRQGFEQYKNFTGLPAPEDLFRQLMEKHA, encoded by the exons ATGGGAAGCCTTCCG TTTACTGTGTCGGACTTGCAAGCAAGCACCAATGGAGCTCGGAGCAGCCCCACCTTACTATGTACTCCATTGATGGGAACCACTGTGGATCAAATGTTGATTGAGATGGGAAAAGCCAAAGAAATTGGTGCTGATGTTGTTGAGATCAGACTAGACTGTTTGAGAACCTTCAATCCTCGCCAAGATCTTGAAATTCTCATCAAACGCTCTTCTTTGCCAACTCTTGTCACTTACAG ACCAATTTGGGAAGGTGGTCAGTATGAAGGTGATGAAAACAAGAGACAGGATGCACTTCGTTTGGCAATGGAATTGGGAGCTAACTATATTGATGTTGAGCTTGAG GTTGCTCATGACTTCACCAGTTCCATCAACGGAAAGAAGCCTGATAACTTCAAACTCATTGTTTCTTCACACAATTTTCACAATACTCCATCTGCTGAGGCCATTGGCAATCTTGTTGCCAGAATCCAGGCTACCGGAGCTGACATAGTGAAGATTGCAACAACTGCATTGGACATTACAGATTGTGCACGCATTTTTCAGATAATGGTGCATTCTCAA GTTCCAACAATAGGAATTGTTATGGGTGAGAGGGGTTTGATTTCGCGGTTACTTAGCCCCAAGTTTGGTGGGTATCTCACTTATGGTGCACTTGAGGCTGGTGCTATATCAGCTCCTGGTCAACCAACAGCAAAAGATTTATTGGACTTATATAACTTTAGGCTTATTGGGCCTGATACTAAAGTATATGGTATTATTGGGAAGCCTGTTGGACACAGTAAGAGTCCACTTCTGTTCAATGCAGCATTCAAGTCAGTTGGTCTTGATGCAGTTTATGTGCACTATTTGGTGGATGATGTTGAAAAGTTTTTCAATACCTATTCATCCATTGATTGGTCCGGATGCAG CTGTACAATTCCACATAAGGAGGCAGCACTGAAGTGCATGGATGAAATTGACCCTATTGCCAAG AAAATAGGAGCTATTAATAACATTGTCAGGAGACCTGATGGAAAATTAATTGCTTTCAATACTGACTACATTGGTGCTATTTCTGCTATTGAGGATGGACTACGAG GTTTGAACGGTACAATTCCTTCAGCTGGATCACCCTTAGCTGGTAAATTGTTTGTTGTCTTGGGAGCTGGTGGTGCTGGCAAGTCACTTGCCTATGGTGCTGCACAGAAGGGAGCAAGAGTTGTGGTTGCCAATCGTACATTTG AACGAGCGAAAGAACTGGCTGACAAAGTTGGTGGACAAGCTATGACTCTTGCTGAAATAGAAAACTTCCATCCAGAAGAAGGGATGGTTCTTGCAAATACTACTTCTGTGGGAATGAAACCTAAAATTGATTTGACTCCCATTTCAAAG GAAGCTCTAAAACATTATTGTGTGGTCTTTGATGCCATTTACACACCAAAGGACACCAGACTTTTGCGAGAAGCAAGAGAGACTGGAGCTGTTGTTGTCTATGGGACGGAGATGTTGATCCGTCAAGGTTTtgaacaatacaaaaatttcacCGGTTTGCCTG CACCAGAAGATTTGTTTAGGCAACTCATGGAGAAGCACGCGTAA
- the LOC126717227 gene encoding bifunctional 3-dehydroquinate dehydratase/shikimate dehydrogenase, chloroplastic-like, with protein MGSVGMMVSKTTLVCAPLMAETVEQIMTDMYKAKVQGADLVEIRLDYIKNFQPRQDLETILKKKPLPVLIVYRPKWEGGQYEGDEHTRLETLHTAKELGADYIDFELKVVSNLMEELKMNCHSGSKVIVSCYVNGVTPLEEDLNRLVTSMQSTGADMIKLVINATNITEISRIFHLLSHCQVPLIAYSIGERGLISQILCPKFGAFLVYGSMEGNSVPGLPTLENLRQAYKIEDIDEDTKVFGLISKPVGHSKGPLLHNPTFRRVKYNAIYVPMFVDDLKDFFSVYSSPEFEFAGFSVGFPYKEAVVEFCDEVHPLAKAIGAVNTIIRRPSDGKWVGYNTDREASITAIEDALKHQGYTNGETSFDSPLAGKQFVLAGAGGAGRALAVGAKSRGARVVIFDIDFERAKTLAHEVSGEARPFEEVFNFHPEKGAILANATPLGMHPNTDRIPVAEVTLQDYQLVFDSVYTPRKTRLLKDAEAAGAIIVSGVEMFLRQAIGQFKLFTGKEAPEEFMRDIILAKF; from the exons ATGGGAAGTGTTGGAATGATGGTCAGCAAAACAACTCTGGTTTGTGCTCCATTAATGGCTGAAACTGTGGAGCAAATAATGACTGACATGTACAAGGCAAAAGTGCAAGGTGCTGATTTAGTTGAAATCAGGTTGGACTATATTAAGAACTTCCAGCCTCGCCAAGACCTTGAAACCATACTCAAAAAGAAGCCATTGCCAGTGCTCATCGTGTACCG GCCAAAGTGGGAAGGTGGTCAGTACGAAGGTGATGAGCACACACGGCTGGAAACTCTTCATACGGCCAAAGAACTGGGAGCTGATTACATTGATTTTGAGCTCAAG GTGGTTTCTAATCTTATGGAAGAACTGAAAATGAATTGTCACAGTGGTAGCAAAGTTATTGTATCATGCTATGTGAATGGTGTGACCCCTTTAGAAGAAGATCTGAACCGTCTTGTCACGAGCATGCAATCTACTGGAGCAGATATGATCAAACTTGTCATAAATGCAACTAATATTACAGAAATATCAAGAATTTTTCATCTTCTCTCACATTGCCAG GTTCCACTAATTGCATACTCAATAGGTGAAAGAGGTCTTATAAGCCAGATACTGTGCCCAAAATTTGGCGCTTTTCTGGTCTACGGATCTATGGAAGGAAACTCAGTTCCAGGACTGCCTACTTTGGAAAACCTTAGACAGGCTTATAAAATTGAAGATATTGATGAAGATACTAAAGTTTTTGGGCTCATCTCCAAACCAGTTGGCCACAGCAAAGGCCCTCTATTGCATAATCCTACTTTCAGGCGTGTGAAATATAATGCAATATATGTCCCAATGTTTGTTGATGACCTCAAGGACTTCTTTAGTGTCTATTCTAGCCCGGAATTTGAATTTGCTGGATTCAG TGTTGGGTTTCCATACAAAGAAGCTGTAGTTGAATTTTGCGATGAAGTCCATCCACTTGCGAAG GCAATAGGTGCTGTCAATACTAttataaggaggccaagtgaTGGGAAATGGGTTGGCTATAATACAGACCGCGAGGCGTCAATAACTGCAATTGAAGATGCTCTAAAAC ATCAGGGATACACTAATGGGGAAACATCTTTCGATTCACCTCTTGCTGGAAAACAATTTGTGCTAGCTGGTGCTGGAGGTGCAGGAAGAGCCTTAGCAGTTGGTGCCAAAAGCAGAGGAGCTCGGGTGGTCATTTTCGACATTGATTTTG AGAGAGCAAAGACTCTTGCTCATGAGGTATCTGGTGAAGCTCGGCCTTTTGAAGAGGTGTTTAACTTCCATCCAGAGAAAGGGGCAATCCTTGCAAATGCAACACCTCTGGGAATGCATCCAAACACAGATAGAATTCCTGTAGCTGAG GTGACCTTGCAGGATTACCAGCTTGTCTTTGATTCTGTTTACACACCAAGAAAGACCAGACTATTAAAAGATGCTGAGGCTGCAGGAGCCATCATTGTGAGCGGAGTTGAAATGTTCCTCCGGCAGGCCATTGGCCAGTTCAAACTCTTTACAGGAAAAGAAG CACCTGAAGAGTTCATGCGGGACATCATCTTAGCAAAGTTCTGA